The proteins below come from a single Sorghum bicolor cultivar BTx623 chromosome 4, Sorghum_bicolor_NCBIv3, whole genome shotgun sequence genomic window:
- the LOC8072463 gene encoding uncharacterized protein LOC8072463, with translation MAALWLRLLLAVGLPIAALVAVVFLVYRRRSLPRNAPPELPEVSPTAGAKPPTASPGLAKLNMRYNAASGRVGLRFQQLHQHQHHAVRHRGSGGGAQQGPFQWADHPRLVTEAAENGWAQFVFAVAPPRSKSASLSPLWGTCPLCDAGTSRDMAEAAAWELPAGSSERMQAVRLNPAAAAAASGRKWLPGSIPSPLRGDTDGAGAGNPSALCIARMSLPLPGPPLAGAPFPQDAYFEITIIYLNTKRPEWSASRASRRGRDGSSESDRVKLISFAPDAKNPAQENRAAAKDGEQDKRRHLVMSLGLATASTAPQRPSLAGTYASSIGFHSDGAVYLDGMKLVYESDKSSWAGVDKVVGCGFEPAKRKVFFTVDGELVHAVSCNAEAFSSPLYPVLASSFDVMALVNLGQGKFRYAPANARRTANPCFVRAASAVDDARGGSMGLDFDDSGELFSVGRVDSGWLETAKVSRSRKESIGGSGSAFVVGDPEAESDLFEIPLRD, from the exons ATGGCGGCGCTGTGGCTTAGGCTGCTGCTCGCCGTGGGGCTCCCCATCGCGGCGCTGGTCGCGGTCGTGTTTCTGGTGTACCGTCGCAGGAGCCTGCCCCGTAACGCGCCACCGGAGCTGCCGGAAGTTTCCCCTACGGCCGGTGCGAAGCCGCCGACGGCGAGCCCCGGGCTGGCGAAGCTCAACATGAGGTACAACGCCGCCAGCGGCCGCGTGGGGCTCCGGTTCCAGCAgttgcaccagcaccagcaccacgCCGTGAGGCACCGTGGCTCGGGCGGCGGCGCCCAGCAGGGCCCGTTCCAGTGGGCCGACCACCCGCGGCTGGTGACGGAGGCGGCGGAGAACGGGTGGGCGCAGTTCGTGTTCGCGGTCGCGCCGCCGCGGTCCAAGTCCGCGTCGTTGTCGCCGCTGTGGGGGACGTGCCCGCTCTGCGACGCCGGGACGAGCCGCGACATGGCGGAGGCGGCCGCGTGGGAGCTCCCCGCGGGGTCATCCGAGAGGATGCAGGCGGTGCGGCTCAACccggctgccgccgccgccgcgtccggcAGGAAGTGGCTCCCCGGAAGCATCCCGAGCCCGCTCCGCGGCGACACGGACGGCGCGGGGGCGGGGAACCCCAGCGCGCTGTGCATCGCCAGGATGAGCCTGCCGCTGCCGGGCCCGCCCCTCGCCGGCGCGCCGTTCCCGCAGGACGCCTACTTCGAGATCACCATCATCTACCTGAACACGAAACGGCCGGAGTGGTCAGCGTCCAGGGCGAGCAGGCGTGGGCGGGACGGCTCCAGCGAGAGCGACCGCGTCAAGCTCATCAGTTTTGCACCGGACGCCAAGAACCCGGCCCAAGAAAACAGAGCCGCCGCCAAGGACGGTGAACAAGACAAACGGAGGCATCTGGTCATGTCGCTCGGCCTCGCCACCGCGTCCACCGCTCCACAACGGCCGTCGCTGGCCGGAACGTACGCGTCGTCCATCGGCTTCCACTCCGACGGCGCGGTCTACCTCGACG GGATGAAGCTGGTGTACGAATCGGACAAGTCGTCGTGGGCGGGCGTGGACAAGGTGGTGGGGTGCGGCTTCGAGCCGGCGAAGCGGAAGGTGTTCTTCACGGTGGACGGGGAGCTGGTCCACGCCGTGAGCTGCAACGCGGAGGCGTTCTCGAGCCCGCTGTACCCGGTGCTGGCGTCCAGCTTCGACGTGATGGCGCTGGTCAACCTCGGGCAGGGCAAGTTCCGGTACGCGCCGGCCAACGCGCGGCGCACGGCCAACCCGTGCTTCGTGCGCGCCGCGTCGGCGGTGGACGACGCCCGCGGCGGGTCGATGGGCCTCGACTTCGACGACAGCGGCGAGCTCTTCTCCGTGGGGCGGGTGGACTCCGGGTGGCTGGAGACGGCGAAGGTGAGCAGGAGCAGGAAGGAGAGCATCGGCGGCTCCGGCTCCGCGTTCGTCGTCGGCGACCCGGAGGCCGAGTCCGACCTGTTCGAGATCCCGCTGCGAGACTGA
- the LOC8059684 gene encoding LRR receptor-like serine/threonine-protein kinase EFR, giving the protein MATYLFLTSSKTWTQYLCGGNLLEGVIPDGLTNCSNLVELDLSKNNLTGAIPPKICFLTKLKDILLYNNHLTGVIPPALGKITTLEAVDLSENQLNGSIPDKVWEMPNIKQLFLYENNLSGGIPRTLSYLSSLVVLSLVSNILGGTLPSNIGYALPNLQSLYLGNNTFKGHIPTSLGNISGLQYLDLSFNYFRGQIPRSFGYLSQLRVVNLGTNLLEARDSEGWEFLDALANCIYLQTLSLAENELHGSIPYSVGNLPITLQYLFIGGNNLSGIVPPSIGKLTGLVQLSLDQNYLAGTIEGWIRNMKNLEHLNLESNSFTGTIPPSIGHLTRLIFLSLAKNQFTGFIPPRALFGSLGSNPEDYSIQARN; this is encoded by the coding sequence ATGGCCACGTACCTCTTCTTAACAAGCTCCAAAACCTGGACACAATATCTCTGTGGGGGCAACCTTTTAGAGGGTGTTATTCCCGATGGGCTTACAAACTGTTCCAACTTAGTCGAACTAGATCTCTCTAAAAACAATCTCACAGGTGCGATTCCTCCTAAAATTTGTTTCCTTACCAAGCTAAAAGATATCCTCCTTTACAATAATCATCTCACTGGGGTCATACCTCCAGCCTTGGGCAAAATTACCACATTAGAAGCAGTTGATCTTTCAGAAAACCAACTCAATGGAAGCATTCCTGACAAGGTTTGGGAAATGCCAAACATAAAACAGTTGTTCCTTTATGAAAATAACTTATCAGGTGGAATCCCCCGGACTCTATCTTACTTATCTTCTCTTGTGGTGTTATCCTTGGTGTCTAACATTCTAGGTGGTACATTGCCATCAAACATAGGATATGCCCTCCCTAATCTCCAATCACTTTATTTGGGAAACAACACGTTTAAGGGTCATATTCCAACTTCCCTAGGCAATATTTCAGGTCTACAATATTTGGATCTATCGTTTAATTATTTCAGAGGACAAATCCCACGCTCTTTCGGATATCTTTCACAATTGAGAGTCGTAAACCTTGGCACCAACTTGCTTGAAGCTAGGGATAGTGAAGGGTGGGAATTCCTTGATGCCCTGGCAAACTGTATTTATCTACAAACGCTTTCGCTGGCTGAAAATGAGCTACACGGATCTATACCCTATTCAGTTGGTAATCTTCCGATCACTCTTCAATATCTATTCATTGGTGGGAACAACCTATCAGGAATAGTTCCCCCAAGTATTGGGAAACTTACTGGCTTAGTTCAACTATCACTAGACCAAAACTATCTAGCTGGCACAATTGAAGGATGGATAAGAAATATGAAAAATCTAGAACATTTAAATCTTGAATCGAACAGCTTTACAGGAACAATTCCACCTTCCATTGGCCATTTGACACGTTTAATATTTCTCTCTCTTGCTAAAAATCAATTCACAGGTTTTATACCACCTAGGGCCTTGTTCGGCAGCTTGGGATCCAATCCAGAAGATTATTCAATCCAGGCCAGGAATTAG
- the LOC8072462 gene encoding filament-like plant protein 7, whose protein sequence is MAEMGEALRSCMERLVIAREEREQIIVEAANEISSEKKKVRELQQKLEDANKKVAKLAAENNHLSKAAESKDALIGELRQSAAATGDKLADATARLESAQKQAGSLQYEVRMLQKELEVRAQEREYDLKSVDAARRQQAEHLKRIAELEAECQRLRAMVRKRLPGPAAIAKMRDEVDQQPTQTTTSASPSPRRPRTALPSSPRSVVAPRTPSPRRSSVSDAEGYAFKLRAVEEENRALKQALAKRESELQFMQMKYADEACKLTVAQRQLKELTEENRQLSDANSQSESWASALVSELDKFRSGNQNGGASIMASSSSEMNLLDDFAEIEKLEMASGDQKSNAQRASPKKADTGLVMQEQNGNGPVLDGSVSNGHPEKVKNIWELVVHKHEASGKSVETIIEQISQALDQKAISARRDDSDVSDRSEIEKAVRNMVEEITSMIRTYEEDNVARSRALLHNKYELFRHLERLVQVCHDLLEGKWNLGKFIDEVCLILKYIVSHYFSDQDQTDTVNSLENFDGVKSLSTVTANGTRDTESAKPAATSAIQTEAEEESVQSAGSQIMANLQKPDIELIHAIQVQDDSIVPGAYYEIKSPAAEASVEHCAAQEESHLATNSEILAAADKLAECQETITILSKQLQALKMPATSGPLDTSSICNPRPSSAAASDYRPQSLASILAEKLADAEASMSPTTPRQQVLSKKDEGEVCATPRRSAAQQQEEENAGAGDKDSMQIVIHPVFAAAPPRQDDFSDDPKRKKKRGTSLLGRIMFRKRVEGSS, encoded by the exons ATGGCTGAAATGGGAGAAGCTCTGAGATCCTGCATGGAGCGGCTGGTGATTGCCAGGGAAGAGCGGGAGCAGATCATCGTGGAGGCGGCTAACGAGATATCCTCCGAGAAGAAGAAAGTGCGCGAGCTCCAGCAGAAGCTGGAGGACGCGAACAAGAAGGTCGCGAAGCTCGCCGCCGAGAACAACCACCTCAGCAAGGCCGCTGAATCCAAGGACGCACTGATCGGGGAGCTGAGGCAGTCCGCGGCGGCCACTGGGGACAAGCTCGCCGACGCGACGGCGAGGCTAGAGTCGGCGCAGAAGCAAGCCGGGTCGTTGCAGTACGAGGTGCGCATGCTCCAGAAGGAGCTGGAGGTCCGGGCCCAGGAGCGGGAGTACGACCTCAAGTCCGTCGACGCCGCGCGCCGGCAGCAGGCGGAGCACCTGAAGCGGATCGCGGAGCTGGAGGCCGAGTGCCAGCGGCTGCGCGCCATGGTCCGCAAGCGCCTCCCCGGGCCGGCGGCGATCGCCAAGATGAGGGACGAGGTGGATCAGCAGCCGACCCAGACTACCACATCAGCCAGCCCGAGCCCTAGGCGGCCGCGTACCGCGCTGCCCTCCTCGCCGCGGTCGGTCGTCGCGCCGCGGACCCCGTCGCCGCGGCGCTCCTCCGTCTCGGACGCCGAGGGCTACGCGTTCAAGCTCCGCGCCGTGGAGGAGGAGAACAGGGCGCTGAAGCAGGCGCTCGCCAAGAGGGAGAGCGAGCTGCAGTTCATGCAGATGAAGTACGCCGACGAGGCCTGCAAGCTGACGGTGGCTCAGAGGCAGCTCAAGGAGCTGACGGAAGAGAACAGGCAGCTCAGTGACGCCAACAGTCAGTCTGAATCCTGGGCTTCTGCTCTGGTTTCTGAACTGGACAAGTTCAGGTCAGGCAACCAGAATGGTGGTGCGTCCATCATGGCATCATCTTCATCTGAGATGAACTTGCTCGATGATTTCGCTGAGATTGAGAAGCTGGAGATGGCGTCAGGTGATCAAAAGAGCAATGCGCAACGCGCATCTCCAAAGAAGGCGGATACAGGACTGGTAATGCAAGAGCAGAATGGCAATGGTCCTGTCCTGGATGGTAGTGTCTCCAACGGCCATCCTGAAAAGGTCAAGAATATTTGGGAACTAGTTGTGCACAAGCATGAAGCAAGTGGGAAAAGTGTTGAAACTATCATTGAACAGATAAGTCAAGCATTGGATCAGAAGGCTATTTCTGCCAGAAGAGATGATTCAGATGTGAGTGACCGGtctgaaatagagaaggcagtGAGAAATATGGTTGAGGAAATCACTTCCATGATCCGAACATATGAAGAAGACAATGTTGCAAGATCAAGAGCGCTGTTGCACAACAAGTATGAACTTTTTCGCCACCTTGAGCGCCTGGTTCAGGTTTGTCATGACCTACTAGAAGGGAAATGGAACCTTGGAAAGTTCATAGATGAGGTTTGCCTCATCCTAAAGTATATAGTGAGCCATTACTTCTCAGATCAAGATCAGACCGACACTGTGAACAGTTTAGAGAATTTTGATGGAGTTAAGTCATTGAGTACAGTTACCGCAAATGGTACACGTGACACTGAAAGCGCTAAACCAGCAGCAACTTCAGCTATTCAGACAGAAGCAGAGGAAGAATCAGTTCAGTCAGCTGGAAGCCAGATTATGGCCAATCTTCAGAAGCCTGATATAGAACTAATACATGCTATACAAGTCCAGGATGATAGTATCGTTCCAGGGGCATATTATGAGATAAAAAG CCCTGCTGCTGAGGCAAGTGTGGAACATTGTGCAGCTCAAGAGGAAAGTCATCTAGCAACG AACTCAGAGATCCTCGCAGCAGCAGACAAGCTCGCCGAGTGCCAGGAGACGATTACGATTCTGAGCAAGCAGCTGCAAGCTCTAAAGATGCCAGCAACATCAGGTCCTCTAGACACCTCCTCCATCTGCAACCCCAGGCCGAGCTCCGCCGCCGCGTCCGACTACAGGCCGCAGTCGCTCGCGAGCATCCTCGCCGAGAAGTTGGCCGACGCCGAGGCCTCCATGTCTCCCACCACACCCAGGCAACAAGTGCTGTCCAAGAAAGACGAAGGTGAGGTCTGTGCTACGCCGAGGAGGAGCGCAgcacagcagcaggaggaggagaacGCCGGTGCTGGCGACAAGGATTCGATGCAGATCGTCATCCATCCGGTgttcgccgccgcgccgccgcggcaGGACGATTTTTCCGATGAcccgaagaggaagaagaagcgcgGCACGAGCCTGCTGGGCAGGATCATGTTCAGGAAGAGAGTGGAAGGCAGCTCCTAG